From the Harpia harpyja isolate bHarHar1 chromosome 16, bHarHar1 primary haplotype, whole genome shotgun sequence genome, one window contains:
- the NDUFS5 gene encoding NADH dehydrogenase [ubiquinone] iron-sulfur protein 5, translating into MPFWDLQRQLGIDVDRWLLRQSMPQPYGKAGTCHAFEREWVECGHGLGQTRARRECQLEYEDFMECMHRTKLAVRLKTILNQRNKMIKEGKYTMPDYHKGKEEPRP; encoded by the exons ATGCCGTTCTGGGACCTGCAGCGGCAGCTGGGTATCGATGTAGACCGGTGGCTGTTGCGGCAGAGCATGCCGCAGCCCTACGGCAAGGCCGGGACCTGTCACGCCTTCGAGCGGGAGTGGGTGGAATGCGGACACGGCCTGGGCCAGACCCGCGCCCGCCGCGAGTGTCAGCTCGAGTACGAGGACTTCATGGAGTGCATGCACCGCACCAAGCTG GCTGTGCGGCTGAAAACCATCCTCAACCAAAGGAACAAGATGATCAAGGAAGGGAAGTACACGATGCCCGACTACCACAAGGGCaaagaggagccgcggccttga